A DNA window from Bdellovibrio sp. BCCA contains the following coding sequences:
- the murC gene encoding UDP-N-acetylmuramate--L-alanine ligase, which produces MKLQHAKFHFVGIGGIGMCGLAELLHNIGAKVSGSDISENANTERLKELGVKVFKGHASSNVGDADVVVYSSAIQYGNPEISEARARQIPLIPRAEALAEIMRIKRGIAVAGTHGKTTTTSMTSAIFLEAGLSPTIVVGGRFELIKSTAMLGSGEWLVAEADESDGSFHKLSPEIAIITNVDSDHLDHFKTFENLQKNFYDFALKVPFYGKVIACGDDPIIRQIFENFPKRILFYGFDEKNDLVLSGEQGSYSLYRSDRLLGTRHLVGEFQLKVPGRHNALNAVAAICAGVAAGIPFATCAKGLQRFEGVDRRFHFKGEKRGIKVYDDYGHHPTEVRAVLQAFREKYPKQRLVVFFQPHRYSRTQHCWHDFTTAFKEADEVLLTDIYAAGEAPIPGVSSEKLAQEMKHERAQYFLRDDKATQKVLGLLKEGDVFVTLGAGDGWKLGLDVLNQL; this is translated from the coding sequence ATGAAATTACAACACGCCAAATTTCATTTCGTAGGTATCGGCGGTATCGGTATGTGTGGTCTTGCGGAACTGCTTCACAATATCGGCGCAAAAGTTTCTGGCAGTGACATCTCTGAAAATGCAAATACGGAACGACTGAAAGAGTTGGGCGTTAAAGTTTTTAAAGGTCACGCCTCTTCCAATGTCGGTGATGCCGACGTCGTTGTTTACTCAAGTGCGATTCAATACGGAAATCCGGAAATCTCTGAAGCTCGCGCAAGACAAATCCCCTTGATCCCTCGTGCAGAAGCGCTGGCGGAAATTATGCGCATTAAACGCGGTATCGCGGTGGCGGGAACTCACGGAAAAACAACGACAACATCCATGACTTCAGCGATTTTCTTGGAGGCGGGTTTAAGTCCAACAATCGTCGTCGGTGGTCGTTTTGAACTTATTAAATCCACAGCGATGTTGGGTTCCGGAGAATGGCTTGTTGCTGAAGCCGATGAATCTGATGGAAGTTTCCATAAACTTTCTCCAGAAATTGCCATCATCACCAACGTGGACTCTGATCACTTAGATCACTTTAAAACTTTTGAAAACCTGCAAAAGAACTTCTATGACTTTGCTTTGAAAGTTCCATTCTATGGCAAAGTGATTGCGTGCGGCGATGATCCGATCATTCGCCAAATTTTTGAAAATTTCCCTAAGCGTATTTTATTCTACGGATTTGATGAAAAGAATGATTTAGTTCTTAGCGGTGAGCAAGGAAGTTATTCTTTGTATCGCAGTGACCGTTTGTTGGGCACAAGACATCTTGTGGGTGAATTCCAGCTTAAAGTTCCTGGCCGTCACAATGCTTTGAATGCGGTGGCTGCCATTTGCGCCGGTGTTGCCGCAGGAATTCCATTTGCAACATGCGCTAAAGGTTTGCAACGCTTTGAAGGCGTTGACCGTCGCTTCCACTTTAAAGGTGAAAAACGCGGTATCAAAGTTTATGACGACTACGGGCACCATCCCACAGAAGTGCGCGCAGTTCTTCAGGCGTTTCGAGAAAAATATCCAAAACAGCGTTTGGTGGTTTTCTTCCAACCGCATCGTTATTCCAGAACTCAACATTGCTGGCATGATTTCACAACGGCTTTCAAAGAAGCGGATGAAGTTTTGCTCACAGATATTTACGCGGCCGGAGAAGCTCCAATTCCTGGAGTGAGCAGCGAAAAGCTTGCCCAAGAGATGAAGCACGAGCGTGCACAGTATTTCTTGCGTGACGACAAAGCGACTCAAAAAGTTTTGGGTTTGCTTAAAGAGGGCGATGTGTTTGTCACCCTCGGCGCAGGAGACGGCTGGAAGCTCGGCCTTGATGTTTTAAATCAATTATAA
- the murG gene encoding undecaprenyldiphospho-muramoylpentapeptide beta-N-acetylglucosaminyltransferase — translation MIKRTIVIAGGGTGGHIYPGIAIARAIQKVDPTVEVHFVGTAMGLESKIVPREGFPLHLIESGKLNVKSPIERIKTLLKIPVGLWQSVRLLGQLKPLYVIGVGGYASGPFVLAASTIGFNTAIWEPNAMPGMANRLLARFVDKCFVVFAEAKKYLKNDQVTQVGMPVREEIENAVHESHKDEKFHLLSFGGSQGSRVINYCLNEAIMSGGDWVKDLSVVHQLGKWDYETVTAKYQGAPCEVEPHEFIYDMPKYYKWADIIVSRGGASSIAEAAAFGIIPIIIPLPAADNHQQKNAESLVAKNAGRMILQKDLTPARLISEIQSLRNDKELREQMVKNIKSFYIPQAATTIAKEILQ, via the coding sequence ATGATTAAAAGAACAATTGTGATCGCAGGTGGAGGTACCGGCGGACACATTTATCCGGGCATAGCGATTGCCCGTGCGATTCAAAAAGTAGATCCTACTGTTGAAGTCCATTTTGTTGGAACGGCCATGGGCCTAGAATCCAAGATCGTGCCTCGCGAAGGTTTCCCTTTGCACTTGATCGAATCCGGAAAGCTCAATGTCAAAAGTCCTATCGAAAGAATCAAAACTCTTTTAAAAATTCCTGTGGGTCTTTGGCAGTCTGTCCGTTTGTTAGGGCAATTAAAGCCGCTTTACGTAATTGGTGTTGGAGGTTATGCCTCGGGGCCTTTTGTGTTGGCAGCCAGCACCATTGGTTTTAACACAGCGATCTGGGAACCCAACGCCATGCCGGGAATGGCAAATCGTCTTTTAGCTCGCTTCGTTGATAAGTGTTTTGTGGTTTTTGCAGAAGCTAAAAAATATCTTAAAAATGATCAGGTGACTCAAGTCGGAATGCCCGTGCGTGAAGAAATTGAAAATGCAGTTCACGAGTCCCATAAAGATGAGAAATTTCATCTTTTGTCTTTTGGCGGCAGCCAAGGATCTCGCGTTATCAATTACTGTTTGAACGAAGCCATTATGTCTGGTGGTGATTGGGTTAAAGATCTTTCTGTTGTTCATCAGTTAGGCAAGTGGGATTACGAAACTGTGACTGCCAAATATCAAGGGGCGCCTTGCGAGGTCGAGCCTCATGAGTTCATTTATGACATGCCAAAGTACTATAAATGGGCGGATATCATCGTCAGTCGGGGGGGGGCTAGTTCTATTGCCGAGGCCGCCGCTTTTGGTATCATTCCGATCATCATTCCTCTTCCGGCAGCTGACAATCATCAGCAAAAGAATGCGGAGAGTTTGGTTGCGAAAAATGCAGGGCGCATGATCTTGCAGAAAGATTTAACTCCGGCTAGGTTGATCTCTGAGATCCAATCGCTGCGCAATGATAAAGAATTGCGTGAGCAGATGGTCAAAAATATAAAGTCTTTTTATATTCCTCAAGCGGCGACAACAATCGCAAAGGAAATATTGCAATGA
- the ftsW gene encoding putative lipid II flippase FtsW gives MLRYLSSSLFLAIITLLGIGLVQVYSSSFIFAIESYGDGLFFFKRQLIFALVAFAVLIGTIHIPFRYIEKYGWALWFVATLGVLATYVPGLGVRVGGALRWIQLPLGIRFEPGELLKISFSVWFASLLVRRENLLSKLKWHWLLIAMVAPLGLLLKQPDFGTFAIILMVGVTLLFAFGLQWKYIIAALGVLIPAFYFLVMTVPYRRARVLAFLDPWSDPAQKGFQVIQSMLSFHSGGLTGVGLGQGQGKLFFLPEAHTDFTLAVFGEEMGFIGFMMLLALYGFVVFRGIQIAVKAEEPFKKAMALGLSVTFGLSVFINAGVVMGLLPTKGLTLPFLSYGGSSLVSLCFMFGLILNIENSFEEDKFSRRFGSRWTTSKVKNS, from the coding sequence ATGTTGAGATATTTGTCTAGCAGCTTGTTTTTAGCCATCATCACTCTTTTAGGGATCGGCCTCGTTCAAGTTTACTCTTCCAGTTTTATTTTCGCGATTGAGTCCTACGGTGATGGACTTTTCTTTTTTAAGCGACAATTGATTTTTGCGTTAGTAGCGTTTGCGGTTTTGATCGGTACGATTCACATCCCGTTTCGTTATATCGAAAAATACGGATGGGCTTTGTGGTTTGTAGCGACACTCGGTGTGCTTGCGACGTATGTTCCTGGCTTGGGTGTACGAGTTGGGGGAGCATTGCGCTGGATTCAACTTCCTCTGGGAATCCGTTTTGAGCCCGGTGAACTTCTTAAAATTTCTTTCAGTGTGTGGTTTGCAAGTCTCTTGGTAAGAAGAGAAAATCTTCTTTCCAAATTGAAGTGGCATTGGCTGCTTATTGCAATGGTGGCACCACTGGGGCTTTTGTTAAAACAACCTGACTTCGGAACTTTCGCAATCATCCTGATGGTTGGCGTGACTTTGCTTTTCGCTTTTGGTCTTCAGTGGAAATATATCATTGCGGCTCTTGGTGTTTTGATTCCTGCATTTTATTTCTTGGTCATGACAGTTCCTTATCGTCGTGCGCGTGTTCTTGCGTTCTTAGATCCATGGTCTGATCCCGCACAAAAAGGCTTTCAAGTGATTCAAAGTATGCTGAGCTTTCACTCGGGTGGATTGACAGGTGTGGGCCTAGGGCAAGGCCAAGGAAAGTTGTTCTTTCTTCCAGAGGCACACACGGATTTTACGTTGGCAGTATTCGGTGAAGAGATGGGTTTCATCGGTTTTATGATGTTACTGGCTCTTTATGGTTTTGTCGTTTTCCGTGGAATTCAAATCGCAGTGAAAGCTGAGGAGCCTTTTAAAAAAGCAATGGCTTTGGGTTTGTCAGTGACTTTTGGTCTGAGTGTCTTTATCAATGCAGGTGTGGTGATGGGACTTCTGCCAACGAAAGGTTTAACACTGCCTTTTCTCAGTTACGGCGGAAGCTCTTTGGTTTCACTTTGTTTTATGTTTGGTTTGATCCTCAATATTGAAAATTCATTTGAGGAAGATAAGTTTTCCCGCCGCTTCGGCTCGCGTTGGACAACATCGAAGGTGAAGAATTCATGA